One part of the Malus sylvestris chromosome 2, drMalSylv7.2, whole genome shotgun sequence genome encodes these proteins:
- the LOC126613713 gene encoding squalene monooxygenase SE1-like, translated as MVYEYVLAGVLVSLLSSVFFVFINTTYGDKKDDDVANVSATGVFLTPEIEKSTDVVIVGAGVAGAALAYTLGKEGRRVHVIERDLSEPDRIVGELLQPGGYLKLIELGLEDCANDSIDAQKVFGYALYKNGNDTKLSYPLETYSSEIAGRSFHNGRFIQRMRERAAALPNVKLEQGTVTTLLEEKGTIQGVMYKNKAGEEMRTYAPLTIVCDGCFSNLRRSISSPNIENPSCFVGLILENCELPHANHGHVILGDPSPILFYPISSTEVRCLVDVPGTKVPSVANGEMAQYLKTVVASQVPHQLLKAFLAAVDEGIIRTMQNKSMPAAPQPTPGAILLGDAFNMRHPLTGGGMTVALSDIVLLRDLLRPLSDFNDAPALCYYLESFYTLRKPVSSTINTLAGALYKVFCTSPDPARQEMREACFDYLSLGGVCSNGPISLLSGLNPRPISLFLHFFAVAVYGVGRLMIPFPTPKRLWLGARLILSASGIIFPIIKAEGVRQMFFPATMPAYYRVPPVRTKIETGTKYTLRSTNLYQISSCPPKN; from the exons ATGGTTTATGAGTATGTTCTTGCTGGCGTCTTGGTTTCTTTGTTGAGTTCTGTTTTCTTCGTCTTCATAAACACCACCTACGGGGACAAGAAGGACGATGACGTCGCGAATGTTTCAGCAACCGGTGTTTTTCTGACGCCGGAGATTGAGAAAAGTACGGATGTTGTCATTGTCGGTGCCGGAGTTGCTGGTGCTGCTCTTGCTTACACTCTTGGGAAG GAAGGACGGCGGGTACATGTGATCGAAAGAGACTTGAGCGAGCCGGACAGAATTGTTGGTGAACTCTTGCAGCCTGGAGGCTATCTCAAGTTGATTGAATTAGGTCTTGAGGATTGTGCTAATGACTCCATTGATGCTCAGAAAGTGTTTGGCTATGCCCTTTACAAAAATGGCAATGACACAAAACTGTCATATCCCTTGGAAACATATAGTTCAGAGATAGCGGGAAGAAGTTTTCACAACGGGCGTTTCATCCAAAGAATGCGAGAAAGGGCCGCAGCTCTTCCAAA TGTGAAACTGGAACAAGGAACAGTTACTACacttcttgaagaaaagggcACCATCCAAGGAGTGATGTACAAGAACAAGGCAGGAGAGGAGATGAGAACATATGCTCCCCTAACAATAGTATGCGATGGCTGCTTTTCAAATCTGCGCCGCTCTATCTCTTCTCCAAAT ATTGAAAATCCGTCCTGCTTTGTCGGGTTGATCTTGGAGAACTGTGAACTTCCTCATGCAAACCATGGACATGTGATCTTGGGAGACCCTTCACCTATCCTGTTTTATCCTATTAGTAGCACCGAGGTTCGTTGTTTGGTAGATGTACCCGGCACAAAAGTACCTTCAGTAGCTAACGGCGAAATGGCTCAGTATTTGAAAACTGTCGTGGCTTCTCAG GTTCCCCATCAACTCTTAAAGGCTTTTCTAGCAGCGGTTGATGAAGGAATCATCAGAACAATGCAAAACAAAAGCATGCCTGCTGCTCCTCAACCCACACCTGGTGCAATTTTATTGGGGGATGCATTCAACATGAGACATCCTTTAACTGGAGGAGGAATGACTGTCGCTCTTTCCGACATTGTTCTTCTAAGGGATCTTCTGAGACCGCTAAGTGATTTCAATGATGCACCTGCTTTGTGCTATTATCTCGAATCATTCTACACACTGCGTAAG CCTGTGTCATCTACCATAAACACATTGGCCGGTGCTCTTTACAAGGTGTTTTGTACGTCGCCTGACCCCGCAAGACAAGAAATGCGTGAAGCTTGTTTTGATTATTTGAGCCTCGGAGGTGTCTGTTCAAACGGCCCAATATCTCTACTCTCCGGTCTTAATCCTCGTCCGATCAGCCTGTTTCTCCATTTCTTTGCTGTTGCTGTGTATGGAGTCGGCCGCTTAATGATTCCATTCCCTACACCAAAACGCCTGTGGTTGGGGGCTAGATTGATCTTG AGTGCATCAGGAATCATATTCCCAATTATTAAAGCCGAAGGAGTTAGACAAATGTTCTTTCCCGCAACAATGCCAGCATATTACAGAGTTCCACCCGTTCGTACAAAAATCGAAACAGGCACGAAGTATACACTACGATCAACTAATTTATATCAAATCAGCAGTTGTCctcccaaaaattaa
- the LOC126613714 gene encoding BAHD acyltransferase At5g47980-like yields the protein MASEMKVEVIYKETIKPSSPTPSHLKTTQLSVFDQLAPDVFVPLLLFYPSNINSDAVDSIDHHSSVAERSNILKASLSEALTHFYPFAGTFQYNVSISCDDHGVAFLQAHVNCPMSKILEKPDFEILRQLLPASQGSSQAETGHLLLIQANFFECGGLAIAVSSSHIIIDGYTLSTFIQSWAAVALASSTVSTDHVLLTPKFDVAVSLFPQLDFLNSPPPAMELVEEKCISKRFVFEASKAAALKSKAVSTSVPNPTRIESVSALIWKCATAASRSNSGVVRQSVWSTNASLRKIVQRPLAENLMGNLVGMIVVKIEASEVVDIDFPSVVAKLRKGMEEFKEKYANGVSGEEACGFMKDFGDRIKRVDNYHCSSWCRFPFYEANFGWGKPLWVCQTITMKNVAMFTDTRDGEGIEALVTLGEEDMAKFECDKELLAYASVNPTVM from the coding sequence atgGCTTCAGAGATGAAGGTTGAAGTCATTTACAaggaaacaattaaaccatcctCTCCAACTCCTTCACACCTCAAAACCACCCAGCTTTCTGTTTTCGATCAACTTGCTCCAGATGTTTTTGTCCCACTACTTCTCTTCTATCCCAGCAACATTAACAGTGATGCCGTTGATAGTATTGATCACCATTCTTCGGTTGCTGAAAGATCGAACATTCTGAAAGCATCCTTATCCGAAGCTCTTACTCATTTCTACCCCTTTGCAGGGACATTCCAATATAATGTTTCCATTTCTTGCGATGACCATGGGGTTGCATTTCTTCAGGCTCACGTTAACTGTCCCATGTCGAAGATTTTGGAAAAACCAGATTTTGAGATTCTAAGACAATTGCTACCAGCCAGTCAAGGATCCTCACAAGCAGAGACAGGCCATCTTCTGCTAATCCAGGCCAACTTCTTTGAATGTGGCGGGTTGGCGATTGCGGTCAGCAGTTCACATATCATCATTGATGGCTATACGCTCAGCACATTCATTCAAAGCTGGGCTGCAGTTGCCCTTGCTTCCAGTACTGTTAGTACTGATCATGTTTTACTTACTCCTAAATTTGATGTTGCAGTTTCCCTTTTCCCACAACTAGATTTCTTGAACTCACCTCCTCCTGCCATGGAGCTCGTTGAAGAAAAGTGCATAAGCAAAAGATTTGTGTTTGAGGCCTCAAAGGCTGCTGCTCTTAAGTCGAAGGCTGTAAGTACCTCCGTACCAAACCCAACGCGCATTGAATCAGTGTCAGCCCTGATTTGGAAGTGTGCCACTGCAGCGTCGAGATCAAACTCGGGTGTTGTAAGGCAATCTGTGTGGTCTACCAATGCCAGCTTACGGAAAATAGTGCAGCGGCCCTTGGCAGAAAACTTAATGGGAAATCTTGTGGGGATGATTGTAGTAAAAATTGAAGCAAGTGAAGTTGTCGATATTGATTTTCCAAGCGTGGTTGCTAAACTGAGGAAAGGGATGGAggaatttaaagaaaaatacgCGAATGGAGTAAGTGGGGAGGAAGCATGTGGATTCATGAAAGACTTTGGGGATCGCATTAAGAGGGTAGACAACTACCACTGCAGCAGTTGGTGCAGATTTCCGTTCTACGAAGCCAATTTTGGATGGGGAAAGCCGTTGTGGGTTTGTCAGACTATAACAATGAAGAATGTAGCTATGTTTACGGATACAAGAGATGGGGAAGGCATAGAAGCATTGGTGACCTTGGGTGAAGAAGACATGGCCAAATTTGAATGCGATAAGGAGCTGCTTGCTTATGCTTCTgtgaatccgactgtcatgtaA